The stretch of DNA TCTATTAATTTTGWCAATATCATCTYRATTTCATATTTATATGTCATCCTATCTTCAAAGGATATCYATAACAGACGTTATTTGTATCCTTACACCAAAGAGATAAGCTTCTGAATTCTCAAGTGTTAGTGCCAAAATGCCTTGAAAATTTAGAAGCTTTTTTTGTTTTGTTTCAATAAAACTATATAAAAATATTTATTTTGTAAATTAGAACAAAATCTATCTTTTGACATAAAAGTCTTATATAAACAGTGTCGGTAGAGATATAAAATAGTTCCTAAACCTTTTATAACATCGTTAGATTTAAAAATGTCATTCTAATTTCATTTTTATATGACAACTTTAAATATAGAAACTGTAATTAGATGAGGTATAAACTTTGCAGAATAAATACTTATTTAAGACGTGTTAGCAATATTCGTTTTTAGTAAGACTTTTTCTTTATAGTTAACTTCTTTTAAGAGTTTCTCAAGCAAATTGGAGGTTTTAAAATGTATAGATCGTTCATCAAATTTTCGTTGAGTACCAGTGTTTTGATGCTAGGTACATTATTGCCTATTTCTTTAAACACGGTATCGGCTTCAGCAGTAGAAATGACTGACGGACAAACTGTTTTTAGCCGCGCTCCGCGTTTGGTTCGAGCTGCTGCCACTTACAATAGGAGAAGGAATCCCTTTGCTGCCTATCAATTCACGATAGAAGTGCCCGAAGATGGAAAACAAGCCCTTAGAGCAGTGAAGATCGAACAAAAAAGAGATATTAATACTGTGGAATTTAAAGGTAGTAAAAGTAGTGCCTTTTATGGCGATAGCTTGGCTGGAGGCTCTCCTGTATCTCTGGCTGCTGTTGGAGGAGAATCACAACCTGGAGAAATTACCGTCGAATTCGAGCAGCCGATAGAGCCTGGCAATACGGTAACGGTATCGGTCAAACCCAGAAGAAATCCCTTTGTAGCTGGAGTATATCAATTTGGCATTACTGCC from Myxosarcina sp. GI1 encodes:
- a CDS encoding DUF2808 domain-containing protein: MLGTLLPISLNTVSASAVEMTDGQTVFSRAPRLVRAAATYNRRRNPFAAYQFTIEVPEDGKQALRAVKIEQKRDINTVEFKGSKSSAFYGDSLAGGSPVSLAAVGGESQPGEITVEFEQPIEPGNTVTVSVKPRRNPFVAGVYQFGITAYPAGENSQGMYLGSRRINIYE